The genomic stretch GGGTCTTGATACAAATGGTCGACTCTGGCGGTGTTGAAGGATGAAGATCTTCGCTTTATCCCGTGGACTAGATATCCTTTTTTCAACAAGAACTCGGCAAGATAGGCCCCATCCTGCCCTGTTATCCCGGTAATCAGTGCCTTTTTCATAAGTAGCGCGCTCCCCGCTTGTTTCGTTGTCAGTTCGCCTCTTGCCATATTTCTTGGAGAAGAACGAATCACATTTCCAGACCGACAATGGCGATGTTGTCGCTGCCTCCTCTGTTCAGGGCAGCGTTGACGAGTGCTGCGAGCTTTTTCTCGAGGCTGTCTTTTGTCTTTAAAAGAGAGACGATAATGCTTTCTGGGACCTCGTCGTGAAGACCATCCGTGGACAACAGCAAGAGATCTCCGTCCTTAATGCGGAATTGTCCTGTGTCTACTTCAAAATCACCGCAGCCGACACATTCAAAAAGGAACATCCTGCCCGGATGGACTCTAGCTTCTTCCTTGGTCAATTGTCCTTCAGCCAGGAGAAACCCTGCCATGGTGTTGTCTTCGGTTATTTGTGAGAGCAGCTCTTGTCGAAAAAGATAGAGTCTGCTGTCTCCCACATGAGCCCAGTACACTGTGTCTTGCCGTACGTAGGCAGCCGTCATGGTGGTGCCCATTCCCTTCAGCTGGGGTTCATTTTCTGCAGTCTGACGAATTTCCTCATCCGCCAGCCGCATCAACTCTACCAGATGACGGCCGATATCTTCCAGGGCAGGATCAAAATTGTGAAGGCTTTCTTTGGCAATGGCCGAGGCGCGGTCTCCGCCCTCCTGTCCCCCGAGACCATCGGCAACAGCAAGGAGAACAGAGCCGTCAGGAAATTCTTGCACAAAGAAGCGATCTTGATTTTTTGTCCGCACCAACCCCTTGTGAGTAATGCCAAAAGTATTCATCCAACACCCATCAGTACTTTTTTGCAAATTATCTCATGGATTGCTACTGTTCCTCAAGTCCAAGGTGGTAAAATCATTGCCTGGATGAAATATTAGACACAGCGGTGTATATTATGCCAGAATTTTTTCAGTGGAACATGATGATTTCTGTTGAGCGGATGGCGTTCGGCTAACAAATTGTTAGTGAACTCAGGATTTCTGACAGCCTCCGGAATTCTCTTTTAGACAGAGATTGCTGCGCCCTGGCAGTAAAGAAAAGCGAGTTCAAAGAGTATTATGAGTTTGTCTTTTGAGTTGCGACCGGAGTGCGCCAATAAATGGGGGCTCGCAAAAGAACATGTGGAACTATGAGCAAGGAATATGTTACAAAAACAGATTCAGACTTTTTTGCTGGATAGAGAATATCGCCATATCATACTGGCAGAGGCTGAGAAAGCTCATTATGGCTTGTTTCCTGCATCACCCTTCGCCAGTGGTAGCCTATCCCTAGCAGGTCGATTTAGCAGGGGTTACTATGAGAAAAAGCATCTCTCGATCAGGCAAGTCTCAGGTTCCCAGACGGCTGAAAAGGTTGAT from Deltaproteobacteria bacterium encodes the following:
- a CDS encoding serine/threonine-protein phosphatase, whose translation is MNTFGITHKGLVRTKNQDRFFVQEFPDGSVLLAVADGLGGQEGGDRASAIAKESLHNFDPALEDIGRHLVELMRLADEEIRQTAENEPQLKGMGTTMTAAYVRQDTVYWAHVGDSRLYLFRQELLSQITEDNTMAGFLLAEGQLTKEEARVHPGRMFLFECVGCGDFEVDTGQFRIKDGDLLLLSTDGLHDEVPESIIVSLLKTKDSLEKKLAALVNAALNRGGSDNIAIVGLEM